A stretch of DNA from Desmospora activa DSM 45169:
CCCCTTGGCCCATGTAACCGCCAAAATGACGACAATACGCATGGAGGACGGATCCAACCTTTCTTTAAGTTATCTAACACGCCTCCCCCAGATCGGCGAACAAAACGGCAATATCTCCGTTCTCACCCCTGATGGCAAAGTCGGATACTTACCTGTGAGCGATGTGATCGTCAGTCCGCAACTTCCTGTGACGAACCCCGCTGCACGCATTGCCGACGCTCATCGTTTTCTCGGCCTCTCTTATCTGTGGGCAGGGATGTCTGCTTATGGTTTTGACTGTTCCGGCTTGATGTATCGGCTCTTTCAGGCGGGAGGCATCCGCATTCCCCGTGACGCCAGCGACCAATGCCGTTCCGGTCAATCGGTTTTCCGCGATGAACTGGCAGCGGGAGATCTCGTTTTTTTTGCCTATGAACAAGGAAAAGGAGCCGTTCACCATGTCGGCATGATGGTGGATCACGCTCGCTTTATTCATTCCCCTCGTTCAGGGTTGCCCATTCAAGTCAATACATTGACAGAGGAGCCTTATCACACCGAATGCTGTGGTGGGGCACGTTATGATCTCGGGTAGGGATTTTTGCAAGCGAAGTTTCTTTGCTGCGCCACTCAGCGGAAGTCCCAAGGCGGGAAAAAGCGGGTAACTTGTTTGAGCGATAGCGAGTTTTACCCGCTCCCGTCTTTGGGGACTGGAGCGGACAGTTCTCTACTTCTTCGCAAGCAGCAAGAGCACGCAGTCTCAAAAACCCCTACCACACCTGTATCTATGTCCCATTCATCGCCATCGGCAGAGCAAATCGATAAACCGATCTTGTAAAAGCTCTCCGTGTTCATCTTCCGCTAACCCATTGATTAAAAGAGAAAAGATTAACACAGGCAGACCACTCTGCAAGAGATAACCCGTCAAGGTGCGAACACCGGTAAGGGAGCCGGTCTTAGCGGCAATCGTCAGCGGTACCTGCGGAAGAGGACGGTCTTTTAAGGTGCCACTGATGCCGTAACGAGCGAGGCTGTCAATCCAAACCTGGCGATGGGGTCTTGCCAACATCCTGTTCATCCAGGTTGCCAACGCATACGGTGTTGCGGCATTATGACTGGATAAACCGGAGCCGTCTACTTGTCGTGACGGCGGTTTCACTCCTTGCTCGCTCCAGTAGCGGGAAAGCAGTTCCAATCCCCGCTCCTGCGAAAAAGTTCCGGTATCATCCCGTCCCAGCGTCCGCAACAATATCTCTGCCGTCAGATTGTCGCTGTCTCCATTTACTCGTGTCAGCAGGGTTGCCAAAGGCTGGGATGGTTGAATCCATACTGCTTCCCCACTGCGATAAGGAGCAAAATCGATCAGCGGAAAACGATCCACCTGGATACCCGCTTCCCGACATGAATGGGAGAACATTTCGACAAAAAAGCGTGGAGCGGAAGCAACCGCTCCCTCCACTTCAGGCTCTTGCGGTGAAAGTGTCCCCTGAAGGAAAAAGTGATTGCGATGCTTTTTTCGCCGAACAACGATATCGGTAGGATCATCACCATCCCAGGTTACATCGGCATTCACTTGTACATCCGCCTGGGCCGGTTCCCATTTCCATATTGGAGAATCCCCTCCGGGCTCGGCAAAAAAGCGAATGCGATTTCCTTCCATCACCAAGCTGCTTACAGGAGCAGTAAACCCTTCGTCCAGATCATCCCACATCCAGCCCGGTCCCCATACTGGATCGGGATTGATGGAACAGTCGATGTAAAAACGGCGAATCCGTTTTAGCCCCGCTCGTTTCATCACTTCCGCAACAGCAGCACTTTGAACGAGATCAAAGCCAGGATCACCACCGCCTCGAATCCAGCAAGCCTCTTCCTCCCATGAAAAGTGGGTCTCCCACTGAAAAGTGGGCCCCAATCGATCCAGCGCCACACCCGTCGTCCATAATTTTTGGTTGGAAGCGGGCACAAACCATTTATGGTTATCCTGCTCCCATATCACCCGTCCACTCGGTTCTAAAACCGAGCAACCGATCCGTGCTCCGTATTCGCCATAAGCTCTTTCCCACTCCGTCAACAGGGCACGAAATTTCTCTCCGTTCATGTTTTCGCCCCAGATATCGGTGTAAGATGACGGTCTAAGTATTTGTAGATCTTTCCGACCAAATTGCGATTCCAACCGCCTACATCCCAGATTTGTCCTCGAATCGCAACGTGAACATCGACCGCAATCCGAATCGGAGTCATGGCTACCGGCGTGATCACCACATCATGGGTGATTCCCAGCGTTCCGCGATATTCCAACATCACCTCTCCCCGCTCCTCATCAACGTGAACAAGGCGAAAAATCGTTTCCTCCGCCGGAAGTTTACGAATCCGTTCTAATACCTCCCGTAACGATCCTTTATAATAGCGCGTCTTTAAGTCGGGCTCTTTGGATTGATCCTTTGTTACGGTCACTCCGCTGATCATTCTTCCCCATCCGGACATCAGATCCCCCTCTTTCGCGATCTTCTAG
This window harbors:
- a CDS encoding C40 family peptidase, giving the protein MNVQIATHPVVLVWRHPEKVRGVDQSIVTNPPDITAWLKKMSLEERKGLTGLLDTQVLYGEPVQVLEEQNGWSRVVVPEQPTRLDERGYPGWIVSAHLSSHDEYIRTWKKGPLAHVTAKMTTIRMEDGSNLSLSYLTRLPQIGEQNGNISVLTPDGKVGYLPVSDVIVSPQLPVTNPAARIADAHRFLGLSYLWAGMSAYGFDCSGLMYRLFQAGGIRIPRDASDQCRSGQSVFRDELAAGDLVFFAYEQGKGAVHHVGMMVDHARFIHSPRSGLPIQVNTLTEEPYHTECCGGARYDLG
- the dacB gene encoding D-alanyl-D-alanine carboxypeptidase/D-alanyl-D-alanine endopeptidase gives rise to the protein MNGEKFRALLTEWERAYGEYGARIGCSVLEPSGRVIWEQDNHKWFVPASNQKLWTTGVALDRLGPTFQWETHFSWEEEACWIRGGGDPGFDLVQSAAVAEVMKRAGLKRIRRFYIDCSINPDPVWGPGWMWDDLDEGFTAPVSSLVMEGNRIRFFAEPGGDSPIWKWEPAQADVQVNADVTWDGDDPTDIVVRRKKHRNHFFLQGTLSPQEPEVEGAVASAPRFFVEMFSHSCREAGIQVDRFPLIDFAPYRSGEAVWIQPSQPLATLLTRVNGDSDNLTAEILLRTLGRDDTGTFSQERGLELLSRYWSEQGVKPPSRQVDGSGLSSHNAATPYALATWMNRMLARPHRQVWIDSLARYGISGTLKDRPLPQVPLTIAAKTGSLTGVRTLTGYLLQSGLPVLIFSLLINGLAEDEHGELLQDRFIDLLCRWR